One genomic segment of Heptranchias perlo isolate sHepPer1 chromosome 3, sHepPer1.hap1, whole genome shotgun sequence includes these proteins:
- the LOC137309123 gene encoding histone H2B 1/2-like: MVSPMYHAPEHPFLQQGPFSPPDRRHFPVKAAPKKGAKKSLNKSPAKGGKKRRKSRKESYSIYIYKVMKQVHPDTGISSKAMGIMNSFVNDIFERIAGEASRLAHYNKRATISSREIQTAVRLLLPGELAKHAVSEGTKAVTKYTSSK; encoded by the exons atggtctcgccaatgtaccatgctccggagcATCCTTTCctacaac AAGGGCCCTTCTCTCCGCCAGACAGGCGACATTTCCCggtgaaagcagctcccaagaagggcgccaagaaaagtCTGAATAAATCGCCAGCAAAGGGCgggaagaagcggagaaagtcgaggaaggagagttattccatctacatctacaaagtgatgaagcaggttcaccccgacaccggcatctcctccaaggccatgggcatcatgaactcctttgtgaacgatattttcgagcgcatcgcgggtgaggcttcccgcctggcccattacaacaagcgggcgaccatcagttcccgggagatccagaccgccgtgcgcctgctgctgcccggagaactggccaagcacgccgtgtcggaagggacaaaggcggtgaccaagtacaccagctccaagtaa
- the LOC137307935 gene encoding histone H3: protein MARTKQTARKSTGGKAPRKQLATKAARKSAPATGGVKKPHRYRPGTVALREIRRYQKSTELLIRKLPFQRLVREIAQDFKTDLRFQSSAVMALQEASEAYLVGLFEDTNLCAIHAKRVTIMPKDIQLARRIRGERA from the coding sequence atggccaggaccaagcagactGCGCGCAAATCAACCGGAGGCAAAGCTCCTCGCAAGCAGCTGGCTACCAAAGCGGCtcggaagagcgctccagccacgggcggagtgaagaagcctcatcgctacagacccggcactgtggctctgagggagatccgccgctaccagaaatccaccgagctgctcatccgcaaactgcccttccagcgcctggtgcgagagatcgctcaggacttcaagacagacctgcgcttccagagctcggccgtcatggccctgcaggaggccagcgaggcttacctggtggggctgtttgaggacaccaacctgtgcgctaTCCACGCGAAGCGAGTTActatcatgcccaaagacatccagctggcgcgccgcatccgcggggagcgcgcctaa